One window of Xanthomonas sp. 10-10 genomic DNA carries:
- a CDS encoding KTSC domain-containing protein gives MDMIRVTSSAISAIGYDPASMRMKIQFVQGHTYDFCDVPSHVFQAFRNAGSKGRYYNDHIRDRYQC, from the coding sequence ATGGATATGATTCGCGTCACCTCGTCAGCCATCAGCGCTATTGGCTACGACCCGGCTAGCATGCGTATGAAAATTCAATTCGTGCAGGGCCACACATACGACTTCTGCGATGTGCCCTCGCACGTATTTCAGGCGTTTCGCAATGCGGGGTCAAAAGGCCGTTACTACAACGATCACATCCGTGACCGCTATCAGTGCTAA
- a CDS encoding IS3 family transposase (programmed frameshift), with protein sequence MRTSKFTETQIIATLKQADAGVPVKDICRQVGISTATYYQWKSKYGGLEASELLRVKELESENAKLKRMYAELALDNAAMKDLIGKKTLGPARKREAVRFLIEVHARPLRRSCACVGLSRAAWYAPPLDWTVRDAELIAEIARYVEAHPSRGFWKCSDYLRKQQPGWNPKRTYRVYKAMKLNLRRAAKRRLPKRERVPLYVPRLPDTVWSVDFMSDALACGRRFRTFNVVDDFNREALHIEVDTSINSQRLVRVFEQIKRDHGLPQVVRSDNGPEFLGEAFTSWLKTNGVALQYIQPGKPNQNAFIERFNRTFREEVLDLNFFACLDDVREAAHWWMIDYNEARSHDSLGGMTPVEYRNKHAESSTFEVPA encoded by the exons ATGCGCACATCGAAGTTCACCGAGACACAGATCATCGCCACGCTCAAGCAGGCTGACGCAGGCGTTCCAGTCAAAGACATCTGTCGCCAAGTCGGCATCAGCACGGCGACCTATTACCAGTGGAAGAGCAAGTACGGCGGCTTGGAGGCGTCCGAGCTGCTGCGGGTCAAGGAGCTCGAGTCCGAGAACGCCAAGCTCAAACGGATGTACGCCGAGTTGGCGCTCGACAACGCGGCAATGAAGGACCTGATCG GCAAAAAAACTCTAGGGCCGGCGCGTAAGCGCGAGGCGGTGCGGTTCCTTATCGAGGTCCACGCGCGGCCGTTGCGCCGGTCCTGTGCATGCGTCGGGCTGTCGCGTGCCGCCTGGTACGCACCGCCTCTGGACTGGACGGTGCGCGATGCCGAGCTGATTGCCGAGATCGCGCGTTACGTTGAAGCGCACCCCAGTCGTGGCTTCTGGAAGTGCAGCGACTACCTTCGCAAGCAGCAACCAGGCTGGAATCCCAAACGCACCTATCGCGTTTACAAGGCCATGAAGCTCAACCTACGCCGCGCTGCAAAGCGTCGCCTTCCCAAGCGTGAGCGGGTGCCGCTCTACGTGCCGAGGCTGCCAGACACGGTCTGGTCGGTCGACTTCATGAGCGATGCGCTGGCATGCGGACGACGCTTTCGCACCTTCAACGTGGTGGATGACTTCAATCGCGAGGCGCTGCACATCGAGGTTGACACCTCGATCAACTCGCAACGGCTTGTGCGTGTGTTCGAGCAGATCAAACGCGATCATGGCTTGCCGCAGGTGGTGCGCTCGGACAACGGCCCCGAGTTCCTGGGCGAAGCGTTCACCAGCTGGCTCAAGACGAATGGCGTCGCACTGCAGTACATCCAGCCGGGAAAGCCAAATCAGAATGCCTTCATTGAGCGCTTCAATCGCACGTTCCGCGAGGAAGTGCTCGACCTGAATTTCTTCGCCTGCCTCGACGATGTGCGCGAAGCCGCCCACTGGTGGATGATCGACTACAACGAAGCAAGATCCCATGATTCGCTCGGCGGAATGACCCCGGTCGAGTACCGCAACAAGCACGCCGAAAGCTCTACTTTTGAAGTGCCTGCTTGA
- a CDS encoding LamG-like jellyroll fold domain-containing protein has protein sequence MGLLCLIALPASAATPTAPELLFRVSADRDLQADVARGDGVPNFRDKIALVPTGKRGNAIEWADDGVLSWNAPGNLYTQRGTLGFFWRSRYPVGEAPFVIFRVGYADHTSWDMAWLRIDWNGHGFDAFVTDANLARTRVSFKLDKNPTASAWTHIAFAWDETRGVRLYVDGKEAARVDCGAPCTNGGALDFDAALDQFGLAGRVMSPHQVQSRYNFLRGSDFDEIRIYDRMLDASGAAALARLQEPTTAEAPSGDAQHAAFLHRYGWDNGHAPPALTAPVTRIRKVEFTDARDLKQWMWKATDGIAETTWPGVYNRSRLPGRNDYFQLPDWNTYVEGGKALDLTLPDEPVNRIELRGAAYGQASYTAPAAGDATTAQAQPLFDRKQGVVRSVDQFPERRGGTLRFANTAQETPIQEIWAYNVQPGEVPKGSAQLSYTVRSDIQPDYDNLAPLRDVIAGRYPPGERQTVVALPTKAPARKRPSDKAAASAQQPIVHILVPSSLGNPPPDQALMRSWSYGWENMHDGLDGIAITLPALNLPATHNGSIPLNIRIKDPIWPARDMIDVSVAVAPGQARTLWLDLRDRILSNDSLMLSIAAAAPGFDANALDGTQLQLVFKPRNEAIKEHVADRFNQVKDNWGFLVEEHTTSKRQLLYKRLDADITDLLRVDPDHALGRQYWNDISYANQGTLPVDLPTVPKGVPAWAFWQLQDLSATRRYIRWWIEQRQVAYGDFGGGISDDSDLVQQWPGVALMGVDPDMLNASMLALSEANYRNGMFTNGLSTIETDELHSYEEGINLNSALLYLNWGDPRTVERLMQTVKAFDTIIQVNPQGHLLFASNWFGGRKVYREPNWQWQKPYSFPIVHPAILLGGYNADPNSRRIVTGLADGYLAHAYTNAKGNWALPNEINWQTGKTRGGELFEGSGGADTLHTFWAAYRFTGEQRYLKPIDYRVANSGPNGLSLLNENFLDVMGKRSDWSGKLIDAANKDDGSAPDFPHHVAWEQTGNLEYLAAIYRSEAREKLQNFYMNTEGHWWSDRVESPTVNLQRARLGGVALKRNQTYPGHTVSWRFADPEAATQVAIAIPAPRQDRFTVIAYNTSNKAQRASMTGWNVAPGQWRITQGVSKANDGKLDSNTKKQEAAFEKSASIDIDFPAGRTTVLQLERIAATTPVELRPDLGIGHGDVRVTADAIEVTVHSLGHADAPAGFVVLEDARGKELARGAFPALAAPRDLQPITTQVRLPLTNAANLKTAQLRVVTESNTPEITDLNNNLALPTPAKPATAKNSQ, from the coding sequence ATGGGTTTGTTGTGTCTGATCGCGCTGCCGGCAAGTGCGGCCACCCCCACGGCACCGGAGTTGCTGTTCCGGGTCTCGGCCGACCGCGACCTGCAGGCCGATGTCGCCCGCGGCGACGGCGTGCCCAACTTCCGCGACAAGATCGCCCTGGTGCCCACCGGCAAGCGCGGCAACGCCATCGAATGGGCCGACGACGGCGTGCTGTCGTGGAATGCGCCCGGCAACCTCTACACCCAGCGCGGCACGCTGGGCTTCTTCTGGCGTTCGCGCTACCCGGTGGGCGAGGCGCCATTCGTGATCTTCCGCGTCGGCTACGCCGACCACACCAGCTGGGACATGGCCTGGCTGCGCATCGACTGGAACGGCCACGGCTTCGATGCCTTCGTCACCGACGCCAACCTCGCGCGCACCCGTGTCTCGTTCAAGCTCGACAAGAACCCCACTGCCAGCGCGTGGACCCACATTGCCTTCGCCTGGGACGAAACCCGCGGCGTGCGCCTGTATGTCGATGGCAAGGAAGCCGCCCGCGTGGACTGCGGTGCGCCCTGCACCAACGGCGGCGCGCTCGACTTCGACGCCGCGCTGGACCAGTTCGGCCTGGCCGGCCGCGTGATGTCGCCGCACCAGGTGCAGAGCCGCTACAACTTCCTGCGCGGCAGCGACTTCGACGAGATCCGCATCTACGACCGCATGCTCGACGCCAGCGGCGCCGCCGCACTCGCCCGCCTGCAGGAGCCCACCACCGCTGAAGCACCCAGCGGCGACGCGCAACACGCCGCCTTCCTGCACCGCTACGGCTGGGACAACGGCCACGCACCGCCCGCACTCACCGCACCGGTCACCCGCATCCGCAAGGTGGAATTCACCGACGCACGCGACCTCAAGCAATGGATGTGGAAGGCCACCGACGGCATTGCCGAGACCACCTGGCCCGGCGTCTACAACCGCTCGCGCCTGCCGGGGCGTAACGACTACTTCCAGCTGCCGGACTGGAACACCTACGTCGAAGGCGGCAAGGCGCTGGACCTCACCCTGCCGGACGAGCCGGTCAACCGCATCGAGCTGCGCGGCGCCGCCTATGGCCAGGCCAGCTACACCGCGCCCGCTGCCGGCGATGCCACCACCGCGCAGGCACAGCCGCTGTTCGACCGCAAGCAAGGCGTAGTGCGCAGCGTGGACCAGTTCCCCGAGCGCCGCGGCGGCACGCTGCGCTTTGCCAACACCGCGCAGGAAACCCCCATCCAGGAAATCTGGGCCTACAACGTGCAGCCCGGCGAGGTGCCCAAAGGCAGCGCGCAACTCAGCTACACCGTGCGCAGCGACATCCAGCCCGACTACGACAACCTCGCCCCCCTGCGCGATGTCATCGCCGGCCGCTACCCGCCGGGCGAGCGCCAGACCGTGGTCGCCCTGCCCACCAAGGCGCCGGCGCGCAAGCGCCCCAGCGACAAGGCCGCAGCAAGCGCGCAGCAGCCCATCGTGCACATCCTGGTGCCGTCCAGCCTGGGCAACCCGCCGCCGGACCAGGCGCTGATGCGCAGCTGGTCCTACGGCTGGGAGAACATGCACGACGGCCTGGACGGCATCGCCATCACTTTGCCTGCGCTCAACCTGCCGGCCACCCACAACGGCAGCATCCCGCTCAACATCCGCATCAAGGACCCCATCTGGCCCGCGCGCGACATGATCGACGTTTCGGTCGCCGTCGCCCCCGGGCAGGCCCGCACGCTATGGCTGGACCTGCGCGACAGAATCCTCAGCAACGACAGCCTGATGCTCAGCATCGCCGCCGCCGCGCCCGGCTTCGATGCCAACGCGCTCGACGGCACCCAGCTGCAACTGGTGTTCAAGCCGCGCAATGAGGCCATCAAAGAGCACGTGGCCGACCGCTTCAACCAGGTCAAGGACAACTGGGGCTTTCTGGTGGAAGAGCACACCACCTCCAAGCGCCAGCTGCTCTACAAGCGGCTGGATGCCGACATCACCGACCTGCTGCGCGTCGACCCGGACCACGCCCTCGGCCGCCAGTACTGGAACGACATCAGCTACGCCAACCAGGGCACGTTGCCCGTGGACCTGCCCACCGTGCCCAAGGGCGTGCCCGCCTGGGCGTTCTGGCAGCTGCAAGACCTCAGCGCCACCCGCCGCTACATCCGCTGGTGGATCGAGCAGCGCCAGGTGGCCTACGGCGATTTCGGCGGCGGCATCTCCGACGACTCGGACCTGGTGCAGCAATGGCCCGGCGTCGCGCTGATGGGCGTGGACCCGGACATGCTCAACGCCTCCATGCTGGCGCTGTCCGAGGCCAACTACCGCAACGGCATGTTCACCAACGGCCTGTCCACCATCGAAACCGACGAGCTGCACTCGTATGAGGAGGGCATCAACCTCAACAGCGCCCTGCTGTACCTCAACTGGGGCGACCCGCGCACCGTCGAGCGCCTGATGCAAACGGTGAAAGCCTTCGACACCATCATCCAGGTCAACCCGCAAGGCCACCTGCTGTTTGCCAGCAACTGGTTCGGCGGCCGCAAGGTCTACCGCGAGCCCAACTGGCAATGGCAAAAGCCGTACTCCTTCCCCATCGTGCACCCGGCCATCCTGCTGGGCGGCTATAACGCCGACCCCAACAGCCGCCGCATCGTCACCGGCCTGGCAGACGGCTATCTCGCCCATGCCTACACCAACGCCAAGGGCAACTGGGCGCTGCCCAACGAGATCAACTGGCAAACCGGCAAAACCCGCGGCGGCGAACTGTTCGAAGGCAGCGGCGGCGCCGACACCTTGCACACCTTCTGGGCCGCCTACCGCTTCACCGGCGAGCAGCGCTATCTCAAGCCCATCGACTACCGCGTCGCCAACAGCGGCCCCAACGGCCTCTCCCTGCTCAACGAAAACTTCCTCGACGTCATGGGCAAGCGCAGCGACTGGAGCGGCAAGCTCATCGACGCCGCCAACAAGGACGACGGCAGCGCCCCGGACTTCCCGCACCACGTGGCCTGGGAGCAAACCGGCAACCTCGAGTATCTCGCCGCCATTTACCGCAGCGAGGCAAGAGAGAAACTGCAGAACTTCTACATGAACACCGAAGGCCACTGGTGGAGCGACCGCGTGGAATCCCCCACGGTCAACCTGCAGCGCGCACGCCTTGGCGGCGTGGCCCTCAAGCGCAACCAAACCTATCCCGGCCACACCGTGAGCTGGCGCTTCGCCGACCCAGAGGCCGCAACCCAGGTCGCCATCGCCATCCCCGCACCCCGGCAAGACCGCTTCACCGTCATCGCCTACAACACCTCCAACAAGGCGCAGCGCGCCAGCATGACCGGCTGGAACGTCGCCCCCGGCCAATGGCGCATCACCCAAGGCGTGAGCAAAGCCAATGACGGCAAGCTCGACAGCAACACCAAAAAACAAGAGGCCGCTTTCGAAAAAAGCGCTTCCATCGACATCGACTTCCCCGCAGGCCGCACCACCGTCCTGCAGCTCGAACGCATTGCAGCCACCACCCCTGTCGAACTACGCCCGGACCTGGGCATTGGCCACGGCGATGTGCGCGTGACCGCGGACGCCATCGAGGTGACCGTGCATAGCCTCGGTCATGCCGACGCACCGGCCGGGTTTGTGGTGCTGGAGGATGCGCGTGGGAAGGAGTTGGCGCGGGGCGCGTTTCCGGCACTCGCGGCACCACGCGATCTGCAGCCAATCACCACGCAGGTACGCCTGCCACTAACCAACGCGGCAAATCTAAAAACCGCGCAATTGCGTGTGGTGACCGAAAGCAACACCCCAGAGATTACCGACCTCAACAATAATCTAGCTCTACCCACCCCAGCCAAGCCGGCAACCGCAAAAAACAGCCAATAA
- a CDS encoding putative phage abortive infection protein produces MKIVAKAYKAFISLLSPRRQGSYRHLFYLFCSAILVLLVVLGIGLFRIRDLTPNEWGDFFGGVANPILTFLTFTGLLITIILQQTELRETRKELKRSADALSAQNESRKKQNFEATFFQMLSIHNSIVNSIDLLNDKGDRNQGRDCFSVFYTRFNKIFRAREARYNESKLAKKPLSAAYTEFWNTHQSELGHYYRYLYSIVRFIKDEGQEGGPYIRLIRAQLSDQELLLLFYNCISENGGNFTPLVVEFSLLDNMPRMKALDRSHLNLIAPRAFDRNAL; encoded by the coding sequence ATGAAGATTGTCGCGAAAGCATACAAAGCCTTCATTTCACTGTTGTCACCGCGACGGCAAGGCTCCTATCGACATCTGTTCTATCTGTTTTGTTCAGCCATTCTGGTTCTATTAGTCGTTCTTGGGATCGGCTTGTTCCGGATTCGCGACCTTACGCCAAATGAGTGGGGCGACTTCTTTGGGGGAGTTGCTAACCCTATTTTGACATTCCTTACATTCACAGGGCTGCTCATAACCATCATCCTTCAGCAGACCGAGTTGAGGGAAACACGAAAAGAGCTAAAGCGATCAGCTGACGCACTTTCTGCACAGAACGAAAGTCGCAAGAAGCAGAACTTTGAGGCTACGTTCTTTCAGATGCTTTCGATCCACAATTCAATAGTCAACTCAATTGATCTACTCAATGACAAGGGTGACAGGAATCAAGGCCGAGACTGCTTCAGCGTCTTCTACACCAGATTCAACAAGATCTTTCGCGCGCGAGAAGCCCGGTATAACGAAAGCAAACTAGCCAAGAAGCCGCTGTCAGCTGCTTATACAGAATTCTGGAACACACATCAGAGCGAGCTAGGACACTACTATCGTTACCTCTATAGCATCGTTCGCTTCATTAAAGACGAGGGTCAGGAGGGCGGTCCATACATTCGCCTCATTCGGGCACAACTTTCCGATCAAGAGTTGCTTCTGCTCTTCTATAACTGCATCTCTGAAAACGGGGGAAACTTTACACCCCTAGTTGTTGAGTTTTCACTTCTCGACAACATGCCACGTATGAAGGCCCTGGACCGATCTCATCTGAACCTTATTGCACCAAGAGCATTCGACAGGAATGCACTCTAA
- a CDS encoding SymE family type I addiction module toxin, with protein MRRSTSSPKPARKRATVPPPTEIGWHSLDPSIKPRPYLERTPIPEPRPDPSKPRRAGHPRAPQYCTVGYGYYPDSHQRIPTLRLRGRWLEQLGFTIGSKLNIRMRNGELVVTVAVEGGKGMGTKSDGN; from the coding sequence ATGCGTCGATCCACGTCCAGTCCTAAGCCAGCGCGCAAGCGCGCCACGGTGCCACCACCCACCGAGATCGGCTGGCACTCGCTCGACCCTTCGATCAAGCCGCGGCCGTACCTTGAGCGCACCCCCATCCCCGAACCCCGCCCCGATCCCAGCAAGCCGCGCCGCGCCGGCCACCCACGCGCGCCGCAATACTGCACCGTCGGCTACGGCTACTACCCCGACAGCCACCAACGCATCCCCACGCTGCGCCTACGCGGCCGCTGGCTGGAACAACTCGGCTTCACCATCGGCAGCAAACTCAACATCCGCATGCGCAACGGCGAGCTGGTCGTCACCGTGGCTGTTGAAGGTGGCAAGGGGATGGGCACAAAGAGCGATGGCAATTGA
- a CDS encoding PIN-like domain-containing protein, whose translation MKNSFPGYYRPTEEEFSALWKNGLVVLDTNVLLDLYRLPAGSSKEVMSLFRLLKGRLWIPHQVGLEFHRNRLSVIARAHKDAQELFRELGKRFGDYRSKIDELQLGKRGVDEIDALLLEMESASKKIEERSKTAVAEQLNPNGQDSILEALEEVLKNCVGPAPSGQSEIEEVYKNAAARFSVKMGPGYMDDDKDKGLDPKFMSGGLVFERRYSDYLLWTQIISHVAEYKIKSIIFVTSDEKEDWWTKVSGGFQAGPLPELREEMRAQGGVEIFWMYTLKDFLKRSVDQLHSKVSQLALSDVASVDEQARSSISRRQQYNVEQHPNNQDVAVLRAMAFLNYSTIGMYRRCQLAVSAEKKPGFAIFVSIDVLMVEREFIENIIIPAIDQFRKRGRVISEIYIVATDPQYLDVENLLHNSLQSFSLNDKSSDALDFVDLIFFWDALGEPVLNRHFITPF comes from the coding sequence GTGAAGAATAGCTTTCCCGGTTATTACAGGCCTACAGAGGAAGAGTTTTCGGCTCTTTGGAAAAATGGGCTGGTTGTTCTGGATACTAATGTGCTCCTTGATCTTTACAGGCTTCCAGCTGGCTCAAGTAAAGAAGTGATGAGTCTTTTTCGCCTACTGAAAGGACGATTGTGGATTCCTCATCAGGTTGGTCTTGAATTTCATCGCAATCGGCTTTCAGTCATAGCTAGGGCTCACAAGGATGCCCAGGAGCTTTTTAGGGAACTCGGCAAGAGGTTTGGCGACTACAGGAGTAAAATCGACGAGCTTCAGCTTGGTAAAAGAGGGGTGGACGAGATCGATGCTTTATTACTCGAAATGGAGTCAGCATCTAAGAAGATAGAAGAGCGCTCTAAAACCGCAGTGGCCGAGCAACTCAATCCAAATGGTCAGGATTCAATACTGGAGGCACTCGAGGAAGTGCTAAAAAATTGTGTTGGTCCCGCGCCGTCTGGCCAGAGTGAAATAGAAGAAGTATACAAAAACGCAGCCGCCCGATTTTCTGTGAAAATGGGACCAGGATACATGGATGACGATAAGGACAAAGGTCTAGATCCTAAATTTATGTCTGGCGGACTAGTATTTGAAAGACGTTACAGCGACTATCTTTTGTGGACGCAAATAATTAGCCATGTTGCAGAATATAAGATAAAAAGCATTATTTTTGTGACTTCCGATGAAAAGGAAGATTGGTGGACAAAAGTTTCAGGTGGGTTTCAGGCTGGGCCTCTCCCAGAGCTGCGTGAGGAAATGAGGGCGCAGGGTGGAGTGGAAATTTTTTGGATGTATACCTTAAAAGACTTTCTTAAGAGATCTGTAGATCAACTGCATTCTAAGGTTTCGCAATTGGCATTATCTGATGTGGCGTCGGTGGATGAGCAGGCCCGTTCCTCAATCTCCAGGAGGCAGCAGTACAATGTCGAACAGCATCCTAATAATCAAGATGTAGCTGTGTTGCGTGCAATGGCGTTCCTTAATTACAGTACGATCGGGATGTATCGACGTTGTCAGCTCGCAGTAAGTGCTGAAAAGAAACCAGGATTTGCCATTTTTGTCAGTATTGATGTGCTAATGGTAGAGCGTGAATTCATAGAAAATATTATTATTCCGGCCATTGATCAATTCCGTAAGCGCGGCAGAGTCATTTCCGAGATATATATTGTCGCGACAGATCCTCAGTACTTGGACGTGGAAAATTTACTGCACAATTCGCTGCAATCTTTTTCTTTAAATGATAAATCGAGTGATGCATTGGATTTCGTTGATCTGATATTCTTTTGGGACGCTTTGGGTGAGCCGGTTCTCAATCGCCATTTCATAACTCCGTTCTAA
- a CDS encoding DUF4142 domain-containing protein translates to MKQSLLVLSMVAALALAGCKPDADKEAAAPAASTEPTPTGGAATPTTPPVGEASPAPEGAARASSGDDIALGLLGAVNNHEIAAAKQAQDKKVTGAVLEYAKMMEKEHTENLEKTKALGTLAETPDVKKLESKGEQDLSTLGQTPGNDYAAAYIDAMIAGHKDALQLIQTQMMTVASTEPVKQHLTETKTHVEQHLAKAEAIKKAM, encoded by the coding sequence ATGAAACAGTCACTGTTGGTCCTGTCCATGGTCGCAGCGCTGGCGCTCGCTGGCTGCAAGCCTGATGCCGACAAGGAGGCCGCAGCGCCTGCCGCGTCCACCGAGCCGACGCCGACCGGTGGCGCGGCGACCCCGACCACGCCGCCTGTTGGCGAGGCCAGCCCGGCGCCGGAAGGCGCGGCGCGTGCGAGTTCCGGAGACGACATCGCCCTGGGCCTGCTCGGGGCGGTGAACAACCACGAGATCGCCGCAGCGAAGCAGGCGCAGGACAAGAAGGTCACCGGCGCGGTGCTGGAGTACGCGAAGATGATGGAGAAAGAGCACACCGAGAACCTGGAAAAGACCAAGGCGCTTGGAACGCTGGCCGAAACCCCGGACGTCAAGAAGCTGGAGAGCAAGGGCGAGCAGGACCTGTCTACGCTGGGGCAGACGCCCGGCAACGACTACGCGGCGGCCTACATCGATGCAATGATCGCCGGGCACAAGGATGCGTTGCAGCTGATCCAGACGCAGATGATGACGGTGGCGTCGACCGAGCCGGTCAAGCAGCACCTGACCGAGACCAAGACGCACGTCGAGCAGCACCTGGCGAAGGCGGAAGCCATCAAGAAGGCGATGTGA
- a CDS encoding nucleotide-binding protein — protein MSIKFLETRFDKANYLVNLLVAHATGGSADSAEYENLRKELLADPEVAPLMPAFVLTNRNLASFWGFIKSKYGTYAERRTYLSEEFTALLDQLEFGRPALRVVTELPDGERPVTTRNKRKVFIVHGRDNETKQEVARFIERVGLQSIILHEQASAGMTIIEKIERYANEADFALILYTPCDLGRGVHEGKFAPKSRARQNVVFEHGYLMAKLGRENVCALVKGEIETPNDISGVVYVGLDANGAWKSEVSKELAACGYKLERFF, from the coding sequence ATGAGCATAAAGTTTCTAGAAACCAGATTCGACAAGGCCAACTATCTGGTCAATTTGCTTGTTGCTCATGCGACTGGAGGCTCTGCAGATTCGGCAGAGTACGAGAATCTTCGGAAGGAGCTTCTCGCAGATCCCGAGGTGGCTCCGTTGATGCCAGCTTTCGTACTGACGAATCGCAATCTCGCATCGTTCTGGGGGTTTATTAAGTCGAAGTATGGTACCTATGCTGAACGTCGCACCTATCTTTCTGAGGAATTCACTGCGCTGTTAGACCAGCTGGAGTTCGGCAGGCCAGCGTTGAGGGTAGTGACTGAACTACCCGATGGAGAAAGACCTGTTACCACAAGGAACAAGCGCAAAGTCTTCATCGTTCATGGCCGCGACAATGAGACAAAGCAGGAGGTCGCAAGATTCATTGAAAGAGTCGGGCTGCAGTCGATTATTCTTCACGAGCAAGCGAGTGCGGGCATGACAATCATTGAAAAGATCGAAAGGTACGCAAACGAGGCTGATTTTGCGTTGATTCTTTACACGCCTTGCGATCTTGGACGCGGAGTGCACGAGGGCAAGTTTGCTCCGAAGAGTCGTGCGCGACAGAACGTCGTTTTCGAACACGGTTATTTGATGGCAAAGCTCGGTCGAGAAAACGTATGTGCACTAGTCAAAGGTGAGATCGAAACACCAAATGACATCAGCGGTGTCGTCTATGTCGGCCTGGACGCTAACGGCGCTTGGAAAAGCGAAGTGTCTAAAGAGCTCGCTGCCTGCGGCTACAAGCTGGAGAGATTCTTCTAG
- a CDS encoding SymE family type I addiction module toxin, whose product MRRSTSSPKPARKRATEPPPREIGWHSLDPSIKPRPYVERTPIPQPRTEARPPRPGHPRAPHHCTVGYGYYPASDQRIPTLRLRGRWLEQLGFTIGSKLHIRLRDGELVVSVAPTD is encoded by the coding sequence ATGCGTCGATCCACGTCTAGTCCCAAGCCAGCGCGCAAGCGCGCCACTGAGCCGCCGCCTCGCGAGATCGGCTGGCACTCGCTCGACCCCTCGATCAAGCCGCGGCCCTATGTCGAACGCACCCCCATCCCCCAACCCCGCACCGAAGCCCGCCCCCCACGCCCCGGCCACCCGCGTGCCCCGCACCACTGCACCGTCGGCTACGGCTACTACCCCGCCAGCGACCAACGCATCCCCACGCTGCGCCTACGCGGCCGCTGGCTGGAACAACTGGGCTTCACCATCGGCAGCAAGCTCCACATCCGCCTGCGCGATGGCGAGCTGGTCGTCAGCGTCGCACCTACGGACTAA
- a CDS encoding hemagglutinin repeat-containing protein produces MRIAAGNDLLSQGTQIVGTGDVVLAAGNNLTLETAQSTHSEAHDKKTVKTGLFGSGGIGFTIGKQTVKTEADIADVSHTGTTVGSLEGNVTLVAGNTLAITGSDVMALAASARNAANRANRQGQSARSSGEHAGSGFTCHWQMPRNQMAQKVLRCPWRAGVWR; encoded by the coding sequence GTGCGTATCGCCGCCGGCAACGACCTGCTCTCCCAAGGCACGCAGATTGTCGGCACCGGTGATGTCGTGCTGGCAGCGGGCAACAACCTGACCCTTGAGACAGCGCAGAGCACGCACAGCGAGGCGCACGACAAAAAGACGGTCAAGACCGGGCTGTTCGGCAGCGGCGGCATCGGTTTCACCATCGGCAAGCAGACGGTCAAGACCGAGGCCGACATCGCCGATGTCAGCCACACCGGCACCACCGTTGGCAGCCTGGAGGGCAACGTCACCCTGGTCGCCGGCAACACACTGGCGATCACCGGCAGCGACGTGATGGCGCTTGCTGCGTCCGCCAGGAACGCGGCCAACCGAGCGAACAGACAAGGGCAGAGTGCGCGATCCAGCGGCGAACATGCAGGTAGCGGCTTCACTTGCCACTGGCAGATGCCTAGGAACCAAATGGCACAGAAAGTATTGCGATGCCCCTGGCGAGCAGGGGTCTGGCGGTAG